CACTTTATTGTCGGGCAGGTGGAGCGCCTGGTCTATCGGGACGAACGTTTCATCCGGCGCTTTCAGGTAGCCGAGGTTGCGGGCGATCTTGACGTTTTCCACCATGCTCGTCCCCGCGAAGGCCATCTTCCGCCTGTTGCGAACGGCCGAATCGGCCACTTGCTGGATGCGCGAGATGAGCGAGGCGAAGGTCGCCACGATGACGCGCCCGGGCGCGGAGGCCATCACCTGGTCGAAGGCCGGGCCGATGATCTTCTCGGACGGAGTCCAGCCCGCACGTTCGGAGTTGGTCGAGTCGCTGAGGAGCAGTTCCACGCCGCGCTGGGAAAATTCCGCGAGTTTGGCGTAGTCCGTCGGCCAGCCGTCCACGGGCGTCTGGTCGAGCTTGAAGTCGCTCATGTGGACGACCAGCCCTGCGCCGGTGGTGATCCCCAGCCCGATGGAGTCGGGGATGGAGTGGCAGATGTGGAAGGTCTCCACCGTGAATTTGCCGATCTGCACTTTTTCGCCCGCCTTCAGGCGCCGCAGGTCGGCCTTGTTTGCCATGCCGCCGCGGGCCAGCTTGCCCTCGATCAGGCCGAGGGCCAGCGGCGTGGAAAAGACCGGGACGGGAATCTGCTCGAGGACGTGGCGCACCGCGCCGATGTGGTCCTCGTGTCCGTGCGTGATGACGATGCCGCGCACGCGGTCGGCCTTGTCCAATAGATATTCGAAGTCGGGGATGATGTAATCCACGCCGAGCATGTCGTTCTCAGGGAACATGATGCCCGCGTCTACAATGAGAATATCGCCGCCGTATTCGTAGGCGGTCATGTTCTTGCCGACCTCTCCCAGCCCCCCGAGAGGGATGATCTTCAGTTTTTCTTTCTTGCTCATTTGGTTGTACTTACCTCGTTTTCAAAGATTAATTATCCGCCATGGGCG
This DNA window, taken from Candidatus Denitrolinea symbiosum, encodes the following:
- a CDS encoding ribonuclease J — encoded protein: MSKKEKLKIIPLGGLGEVGKNMTAYEYGGDILIVDAGIMFPENDMLGVDYIIPDFEYLLDKADRVRGIVITHGHEDHIGAVRHVLEQIPVPVFSTPLALGLIEGKLARGGMANKADLRRLKAGEKVQIGKFTVETFHICHSIPDSIGLGITTGAGLVVHMSDFKLDQTPVDGWPTDYAKLAEFSQRGVELLLSDSTNSERAGWTPSEKIIGPAFDQVMASAPGRVIVATFASLISRIQQVADSAVRNRRKMAFAGTSMVENVKIARNLGYLKAPDETFVPIDQALHLPDNKVVIMCTGSQGEPSSIIGRLSTGSNRQFDVKRGDTIVLSSHPIPGNEEPVSRAINRLLRLGAEVIYDAIAPVHVSGHASQEEQKFLLNLVRPKNFLPIHGELRQLRRHAWLAEQMGIPKENIAVVENGQTVELADGKLRLGERIPGGYIFVDGESIGDIDHDVMKEREQLARNGIVIIDLSLDKVRGRLVHEPEVVTRGFLSPEDAEQLIPEIRKRVAKAIRSGGVETDKEIAAIVKNYLYEQTRRKPLVFVTMSKA